The genomic region TAATTATGCCTTGCGGAGAAAAAAGTTTCTATACCGATATGAAATATGGTGATCCTTTTTATACATATATCGCAAAGGAAGTACCAAAAATTGCAAGAGAATTTTTTAATATATCTGAAAAAAGGGAAGACTCCTTTGTTGCAGGGATATCCATGGGTGGATATGGCGCTTTAAAAATCGGATTAAGAGAAAATGATGCTTTTTCTTATGCTGCAGGTCTTTCCTCAGTTGCTGATATTGTTGAAAGAAGTAAACCAAAAGACGAAGAATACAGAGATTTTAAAGAAGTTCTTATTCCTGTTTTCGGAGAAGAAATGATTATTCCAAAAGAAGACGATTTATTTAAATTGTCAGAAATGAAAGTAAATTTAAAAGAACAACTACCTAAAATTTTAATGTTGTGCGGAACAGCTGATTTTATGTATCAGGATAACCTTAAACTAAAAGCACATCTTGAAAAGTTGCCGATTGATTACACCTACGAAGAAACTGAAGGTGAAGGGCATAACTGGGGATATTGGGATAATGCAATAAAGAGAGTCCTTGAGTGGTTACCATTATAATTTTTTATAAAAAAGTATTGACAAGTAAGAGTTTATATGGTAATATATTCAGGTAACAAGAAGAAGTTTTCCGCTTCTCACCTTAAAGCTTATATGTGTTTAAGGTTAAAAGAAATGATTTTTTTGACGAGCGGAATATTTCTGTTCGTCTTTTTTAATTTAAAAATGGAGGTGCTTTCCTATTAGTAGCAAGGAATTACAAATCAACGAA from Oscillospiraceae bacterium harbors:
- a CDS encoding esterase family protein, yielding MALIKCNFFSQTLGKCSSMYVVLPQKSTEGQIGVDNKCQDEKYKSLLLLHGLSDDESIWLRRTSIERYATEYGIAVIMPCGEKSFYTDMKYGDPFYTYIAKEVPKIAREFFNISEKREDSFVAGISMGGYGALKIGLRENDAFSYAAGLSSVADIVERSKPKDEEYRDFKEVLIPVFGEEMIIPKEDDLFKLSEMKVNLKEQLPKILMLCGTADFMYQDNLKLKAHLEKLPIDYTYEETEGEGHNWGYWDNAIKRVLEWLPL